The proteins below come from a single Eucalyptus grandis isolate ANBG69807.140 chromosome 3, ASM1654582v1, whole genome shotgun sequence genomic window:
- the LOC120291629 gene encoding UDP-glycosyltransferase 91A1-like gives MMPYLKKAYNMLKLAVAEFLASSDVDWVIQDFISFCIYNANSLAFASLPSFLIDGQARAKTVKDLIVVPEWVTYPTKVAYRHHEMINEEDFVDFDTDMSILKRSGRLIQGRDIVAVRACSEFEAEPLSPLKKLYTSPVVPLGLLPPQNKRCHEGDGRWSELKQ, from the exons ATGATGCCTTACCTTAAGAAGGCATACAACATGCTTAAGCTAGCTGTCGCCGAGTTTCTTGCGAGCTCGGATGTCGATTGGGTGATCCAAGACTTCATATCTTTCTG CATATACAATGCTAACTCCCTCGCCTTCGCCAGCCTGCCATCTTTTCTGATCGACGGTCAGGCCAGGGCCAAGACGGTGAAGGACTTGATAGTCGTCCCTGAGTGGGTTACTTACCCCACCAAAGTCGCATACAGGCATCATGAGATGATTAATGAAGAGGATTTCGTGGACTTTGACACTGACATGTCCATTTTGAAAAGGTCAGGTAGGTTGATACAGGGTCGCGATATCGTGGCCGTGAGGGCCTGCAGCGAGTTTGAGGCCGAGCCGTTGAGTCCACTCAAGAAGCTATACACGAGTCCTGTGGTTCCGTTGGGGCTTTTGCCACCCCAGAATAAAAGATGCCACGAAGGAGATGGAAGATGGAGCGAGCTAAAGCAATGA